From the genome of Bactrocera oleae isolate idBacOlea1 chromosome 2, idBacOlea1, whole genome shotgun sequence, one region includes:
- the LOC106623085 gene encoding larval cuticle protein A2B yields MALKFVFGFAFVAVASAGYVPVAPVYHAAPAVAVHAAPVAVAQKIVVKSEEYDPHPQYKYSYGVDDKLTGDSKSQVEERDGDVVHGEYSLIDADGYKRTVQYTSDDVNGFNAVVSREPLVKAVAVAPVVKTVAPVAHYAAPVAHYSAPVAHYSAPVAHYSAPAVVKTVAPVAHYAAPAAHYTSYAAPAVVKYHH; encoded by the exons ATGGCACTCAAG TTTGTATTCGGATTCGCCTTTGTCGCCGTTGCCAGCGCTGGCTATGTACCAGTTGCCCCAGTATACCACGCCGCACCAGCCGTCGCTGTGCACGCAGCACCTGTGGCTGTTGCTCAAAAGATTGTGGTGAAATCGGAGGAATACGATCCTCATCCTCAATACAAATACTCTTATGGCGTTGATGACAAACTCACCGGTGATTCCAAGAGTCAAGTGGAGGAACGTGATGGTGACGTGGTTCATGGTGAATACTCCCTCATTGACGCTGATGGTTACAAACGCACTGTTCAATACACTTCGGATGACGTGAATGGTTTCAATGCCGTCGTGAGCCGTGAACCTCTCGTAAAAGCTGTTGCCGTGGCTCCAGTTGTTAAAACTGTTGCCCCAGTTGCCCATTACGCTGCTCCAGTTGCGCACTACTCCGCTCCAGTTGCTCACTACTCGGCTCCAGTTGCTCACTACTCAGCCCCCGCAGTGGTCAAGACAGTTGCCCCAGTGGCTCACTATGCCGCTCCAGCTGCCCATTACACTTCTTATGCCGCTCCAGCAGTCGTCAAATATCATCACTAA
- the LOC106623089 gene encoding larval cuticle protein A2B encodes MAFKFVFALAFVAVANAGYVPVAPVYHTAPAVAVHAAPVALAQKVVVKSEEYDPHPQYQFSYGVDDKLTGDSKSQVEVRDGDVVHGEYSLIDADGYKRTVQYTSDDVNGFNAVVSREPLVKSVAVAPVVKAVAPVAHYAAPVAHYSAPVTHYSAPAVVKTVAPVAHYAAPVAHYAAPAAHYASYAAPAVVKYHH; translated from the exons ATGGCTTTCAAG TTTGTATTCGCACTAGCTTTCGTTGCCGTAGCCAACGCTGGTTATGTACCAGTTGCCCCAGTATACCACACCGCACCAGCCGTCGCCGTTCACGCAGCACCTGTGGCCCTAGCTCAAAAGGTCGTTGTTAAATCGGAGGAATACGATCCTCATCCTCAATACCAATTCTCTTATGGCGTCGATGACAAACTCACCGGTGATTCAAAGAGTCAAGTGGAGGTACGTGATGGAGATGTGGTTCATGGTGAATACTCCCTCATTGACGCTGATGGTTACAAACGCACTGTTCAGTACACTTCGGATGACGTGAATGGTTTCAATGCCGTCGTGAGCCGTGAACCTCTTGTAAAATCTGTTGCTGTGGCTCCAGTTGTAAAGGCAGTTGCCCCAGTTGCCCACTACGCCGCACCAGTTGCTCATTACTCCGCTCCAGTCACTCACTACTCAGCCCCCGCAGTGGTCAAGACTGTTGCCCCCGTAGCTCACTATGCTGCTCCAGTGGCTCACTACGCCGCTCCAGCTGCCCATTACGCATCCTATGCCGCTCCTGCTGTAGTTAAGTACCATCATTAA
- the LOC106623090 gene encoding larval cuticle protein A2B-like, which translates to MAFKFVFALAFVAVASAGYVPVAPVYHAAPAVTVHSAPVALAQKVVVKSEEYDPHPQYQFSYGVDDKLTGDSKSQVEARDGDVVHGEYSLIDADGYKRTVQYSADPINGFNAVVSREPLVKSVAVAPVVKTVAPVAHYAAPVAHYSAPVAHYSAPVAHYSTPTVVKTVAPLAHYAAPVAHYAAPAAHYASYAAPAVIKYHH; encoded by the exons ATGGCATTTAAG TTTGTATTCGCACTCGCTTTCGTCGCCGTTGCTAGCGCAGGCTATGTACCAGTTGCGCCCGTATACCACGCCGCACCAGCCGTCACCGTTCACTCAGCGCCTGTGGCTTTAGCTCAAAAGGTTGTTGTGAAATCGGAGGAATACGATCCTCATCCTCAATACCAATTCTCTTATGGCGTCGATGACAAACTCACCGGTGATTCCAAGAGTCAAGTAGAGGCACGTGATGGTGATGTGGTTCATGGTGAATACTCCCTCATTGACGCTGATGGTTACAAACGCACTGTTCAGTACTCTGCTGATCCCATCAATGGTTTTAACGCCGTCGTGAGCCGTGAACCTCTTGTGAAATCCGTTGCCGTGGCTCCAGTTGTAAAGACTGTTGCCCCAGTTGCCCATTACGCTGCTCCAGTTGCGCACTACTCCGCTCCAGTTGCTCATTACTCCGCTCCAGTCGCTCACTACTCAACGCCTACAGTGGTCAAGACTGTTGCCCCTCTAGCTCATTATGCTGCCCCAGTGGCTCACTACGCCGCTCCAGCTGCCCATTACGCATCTTATGCCGCTCCAGCAGTCATCAAATACCATCATTAA
- the LOC106624516 gene encoding larval cuticle protein A2B — protein sequence MAFKFVAVFALLAVASAGLLPAAQVYHAAPATHVIKAAPVAYAAQPVFAKADEEYDPHPQYKYSYDVQDAVSGDSKTQVEERDGDVVRGEYSLIDADGYKRTVQYTSDPVNGFNAVVNREPLVKSVAVAPLAHYAAPAVVKTVAPVAHYATPVAHAYAAPAYTTYTSAHH from the exons ATGGCATTCAAG TTCGTCGCTGTATTTGCTCTTCTGGCTGTCGCTAGCGCTGGCTTACTACCAGCCGCTCAAGTGTACCATGCAGCACCCGCCACTCATGTCATTAAAGCCGCTCCAGTAGCGTACGCCGCACAGCCCGTGTTCGCCAAGGCCGATGAAGAGTACGATCCACATCCTCAGTATAAATACAGTTACGATGTGCAGGATGCAGTATCCGGTGATTCGAAGACCCAAGTAGAGGAGCGTGATGGTGATGTGGTTCGCGGCGAATATTCACTGATCGACGCTGATGGTTACAAACGAACTGTTCAATACACCTCGGATCCCGTAAATGGTTTCAATGCCGTGGTGAACCGCGAACCTTTGGTAAAATCAGTTGCTGTTGCCCCGCTTGCCCACTACGCTGCCCCTGCAGTGGTCAAAACTGTAGCTCCAGTCGCCCACTACGCCACCCCTGTCGCTCACGCCTACGCCGCTCCCGCTTATACCACCTACACTTCCGCCCACCACTAA
- the LOC106623086 gene encoding larval cuticle protein A2B: protein MAFKFVFAFAFVAVASAGYVPVAPVYHTAPAVAVHSAPVAVAQKVVVKSEEYNPHPQYKFSYGVDDKLTGDSKSQVEERDGDVVHGEYSLIDADGYKRTVQYSADPINGFNAIVNREPLVKTVAPVAHYAAPVAHYSAPVAHYSAPTVVKTVAPVAHYAAPVAHYAAPAAHYTSYAAPAVVKYHH, encoded by the exons atggcATTCAAG TTTGTATTCGCATTCGCTTTCGTCGCCGTTGCTAGCGCAGGCTATGTACCAGTTGCGCCCGTATACCACACCGCACCAGCTGTCGCCGTGCACTCAGCACCTGTGGCCGTTGCTCAAAAGGTTGTTGTGAAATCGGAGGAATACAATCCTCATCCTCAATACAAATTCTCTTATGGTGTTGATGACAAACTCACCGGTGATTCCAAGAGTCAAGTAGAGGAACGTGATGGTGATGTGGTTCATGGTGAATACTCCCTCATTGACGCTGATGGTTACAAACGCACTGTTCAGTACTCTGCTGATCCCATCAATGGTTTTAACGCCATCGTGAACCGTGAACCTCTTGTAAAGACAGTTGCCCCAGTTGCCCATTACGCTGCTCCAGTTGCTCACTACTCCGCTCCAGTTGCTCACTACTCAGCGCCTACAGTGGTCAAGACCGTTGCCCCCGTAGCTCATTACGCTGCGCCAGTGGCTCACTATGCCGCTCCAGCCGCCCATTACACATCCTATGCCGCTCCTGCTGTAGTCAAATACCACCATTAA
- the LOC106623091 gene encoding larval cuticle protein A2B-like produces the protein MAFKLVFALAFVAVASAGYVPVAPVYHAAPAVAVHSAPVAVSQKVVVKSEEYDPHPEYKFSYGVDDKLTGDSKSQMEERDGDVVHGEYSLIDSDGYKRTVQYSADPINGFNAVVNREPLVKSVAPVAHYAAPVAHYSAPVAHYSAPTVVKTVAPLAHYAAPVAHYAAPAAHYASYAAPTVVKYHH, from the exons ATGGCATTCAAG CTTGTATTCGCACTTGCCTTCGTCGCCGTAGCCAGCGCTGGTTATGTACCAGTTGCGCCCGTATACCACGCCGCACCAGCTGTCGCCGTGCACTCAGCACCTGTGGCCGTTTCTCAAAAGGTTGTTGTGAAATCGGAGGAATACGATCCTCATCCTGAATACAAATTCTCTTATGGTGTTGATGACAAACTCACCGGTGATTCCAAGAGTCAAATGGAGGAACGTGATGGTGATGTGGTTCATGGTGAATACTCTCTAATTGACTCTGATGGTTACAAACGCACAGTTCAATACTCTGCTGATCCCATCAATGGTTTTAACGCCGTCGTGAACCGTGAACCTCTTGTAAAATCTGTTGCACCAGTTGCCCATTACGCTGCTCCAGTTGCGCACTACTCCGCTCCAGTCGCTCACTACTCAGCGCCTACAGTGGTCAAGACCGTTGCTCCCCTAGCTCATTATGCTGCCCCAGTGGCTCACTACGCCGCTCCAGCTGCCCACTACGCATCATATGCCGCACCCACAGTGGTTAAATATCATCACTAA
- the Ccp84Ae gene encoding larval cuticle protein A2B, whose amino-acid sequence MAIKLVIALALFAVVNAGVVVPGAAPVAVAPAAVAVEEYDPHPQYKYGYDVQDTLSGDSKGHVEERDGDVVRGEYSLIDSDGFRRIVTYTADPINGFNAVVRREPLVAPVVAAAPVVKAAPVVAAPVAAAPLVRAAPLAAAAPVVPAFTYSRL is encoded by the exons atggCCATCAAG ttggtGATCGCTCTCGCTCTTTTCGCTGTTGTGAACGCCGGCGTTGTGGTGCCCGGCGCTGCCCCCGTTGCTGTTGCACCCGCCGCCGTTGCTGTCGAGGAATATGACCCACATCCACAATACAAATACGGTTACGATGTACAAGACACGCTGTCTGGCGATTCCAAAGGCCATGTGGAGGAACGTGATGGCGATGTAGTGCGTGGCGAATACTCTCTGATCGATTCTGATGGTTTCAGACGCATTGTCACCTACACAGCCGATCCAATCAACGGTTTCAATGCCGTCGTGCGTCGTGAACCCTTGGTTGCCCCCGTCGTTGCTGCGGCTCCCGTTGTAAAGGCTGCTCCAGTCGTCGCAGCCCCGGTTGCCGCTGCACCCTTGGTTAGAGCCGCTCCATTAGCCGCCGCAGCGCCAGTAGTACCTGCTTTTACCTACAGCCGTTTGTAA
- the LOC118680665 gene encoding uncharacterized protein, translating to MAFKFVFALAFVAVASAGYVPVAPVYHAAPAVAVHSAPVALAQKVVVKSEEYDHHPQYKYSYGVEDKLTGDSKSQVEERDGDVVHGEYSLIDADGYKRTVQYTSDDVNGFNAVVSREPLVKTVAVAPVVKTVAPVTHYAAPVAHYSAPVTHYSSPVAHYSAPAVVKTVAPVAHYAAPVAHYAAPAGHYSAPAAHYAAYSSPAVQYHHLLEPLHHYSNQVVKYDPHPQYKFSYGVDDRVSCNAKSQYEERDGEVLFGHYSVIDADGFKRTVHYTANPHNGFNAVVNREPLVKLSPVAPVVYYGHEPAYSSHTLRSGRTNQYANFVIFCSYSAHIHEMAFKYIAVALLIGAVQAGIISVQEQHGIPLEHHQHHEAAALYHAPAQLAHIAHAPVAQTVHLLQKQHAAHEQYPDDPHPQYNFAYDVQDAVSGDSKSQSESRDGDVVHGEYSLNDADGFRRTVKYTADSINGFNAVVEREPLTHKVLAAAPVQYHHAPAQYHHAPVHAAHEYAAVPVQHQVATHTSYEAPHHEEQQHYYHH from the exons atgGCATTCAAG tttgtatTCGCACTCGCCTTCGTCGCCGTTGCCAGCGCTGGCTATGTACCAGTTGCCCCAGTATACCACGCCGCACCAGCCGTCGCCGTGCACTCAGCACCTGTAGCTTTAGCTCAAAAGGTCGTTGTTAAATCGGAGGAATACGATCATCATCCTCAATACAAATACTCTTATGGCGTTGAGGACAAACTGACCGGTGATTCCAAGAGTCAAGTGGAGGAACGTGATGGTGATGTGGTTCATGGTGAATACTCCCTCATTGATGCTGATGGTTACAAACGCACAGTTCAATACACTTCGGATGACGTGAATGGTTTCAATGCCGTCGTGAGCCGTGAACCTCTTGTAAAAACTGTTGCCGTGGCTCCAGTTGTAAAGACAGTTGCCCCAGTTACCCATTACGCTGCTCCAGTTGCGCACTACTCCGCTCCAGTTACTCATTACTCCTCTCCAGTCGCTCACTACTCAGCCCCTGCAGTGGTCAAGACCGTTGCCCCCGTAGCTCATTATGCGGCTCCAGTGGCTCACTATGCCGCCCCTGCGGGTCATTACTCAGCACCAGCCGCACATTATGCTGCCTACTCATCTCCTGCTGTACAATACCATCATT TACTAGAACCACTACATCACTACAGTAATCAAGTGGTGAAATATGATCCTCATCCACAATATAAATTCTCTTATGGCGTTGATGACAGAGTAAGCTGTAATGCTAAGAGCCAATACGAAGAGCGTGATGGCGAAGTGTTGTTTGGCCACTACTCTGTGATAGATGCTGATGGTTTCAAACGCACAGTCCATTATACCGCTAATCCACATAATGGTTTTAATGCGGTCGTAAACCGTGAGCCTTTGGTGAAGTTATCGCCAGTTGCTCCAGTTGTGTACTACGGTCACGAACCAGCA TATTCAAGTCACACACTTCGGAGTGGGAGGACAAACCAATAcgcaaattttgtaattttttgcagTTATAGCGCTCACATTCACGAAATGGCATTCAAG TATATCGCTGTTGCATTATTGATCGGTGCTGTTCAAGCCGGCATTATATCTGTACAGGAGCAACATGGAATTCCCTTGGAGCATCATCAGCATCATGAGGCCGCCGCTTTGTATCATGCACCCGCACAACTAGCTCACATTGCTCATGCACCAGTTGCACAGACAGTGCATTTGTTGCAAAAGCAACACGCTGCCCACGAACAGTATCCCGATGATCCTCATCCTCAGTACAATTTCGCCTATGATGTTCAGGATGCTGTCTCCGGCGATTCCAAGAGCCAGTCAGAAAGCCGCGACGGTGATGTAGTCCATGGTGAATATTCGTTGAACGATGCTGATGGTTTCCGTCGCACTGTCAAATATACCGCTGACTCTATCAATGGTTTCAACGCTGTCGTAGAACGTGAACCTCTAACTCATAAAGTTTTGGCTGCTGCGCCTGTGCAGTATCATCATGCTCCAGCGCAATATCATCATGCCCCCGTCCACGCTGCCCACGAGTACGCTGCAGTACCAGTTCAGCACCAAGTTGCCACACACACCAGCTACGAGGCTCCTCATCATGAAGAACAACAACACTACTACCATCATTAA